From the genome of Candidatus Methylopumilus turicensis, one region includes:
- a CDS encoding F0F1 ATP synthase subunit B: protein MDINFTLVAQAIAFFVLIVFTMKFVWPPLLNAIETRQKEIADGLAAGEKGRAELEQSSKRASEALAEAKVKASEILALAEKRATQIVEDAKGTAKAEGDRIITGAKAEIEQEINRAKEGLRQQVSTLAIAGAEKILRKEIDAKAHAEILTAIAKEL, encoded by the coding sequence ATGGATATTAACTTTACACTGGTAGCACAAGCGATTGCATTCTTTGTGCTCATCGTGTTCACCATGAAATTTGTGTGGCCACCTTTGCTAAATGCAATCGAAACACGTCAAAAAGAAATTGCTGATGGTTTGGCTGCGGGTGAAAAAGGCCGCGCTGAATTAGAGCAGTCTTCTAAGCGTGCTTCTGAAGCACTAGCTGAAGCTAAGGTAAAAGCATCTGAGATTTTGGCGCTTGCTGAAAAGCGTGCAACACAAATCGTTGAAGATGCTAAGGGCACAGCTAAAGCTGAAGGCGATCGCATTATCACTGGTGCAAAAGCTGAAATCGAGCAAGAGATTAACCGCGCTAAAGAAGGGCTACGTCAACAAGTGTCGACGTTAGCTATCGCTGGTGCTGAAAAAATCTTGCGTAAAGAAATTGACGCTAAAGCGCACGCAGAGATTTTAACTGCAATCGCTAAAGAGCTTTAG
- the atpE gene encoding F0F1 ATP synthase subunit C: MEAVQFLATIQAYTGIGIGLIIGLGAAGACIGIGIMCASFLEGAARQPEMIPALQGKVFLLLGLIDASFIIGVGLAMMFAFANPLLSVVPH; encoded by the coding sequence ATGGAAGCTGTTCAATTTTTAGCAACAATTCAAGCATATACTGGCATTGGCATTGGCCTAATCATCGGTTTGGGCGCTGCTGGCGCTTGTATCGGTATTGGTATCATGTGTGCTAGCTTCTTGGAAGGCGCAGCTCGCCAACCAGAAATGATCCCAGCATTGCAAGGTAAAGTATTCTTGCTATTGGGTCTTATCGATGCTTCATTCATTATTGGTGTTGGTCTTGCAATGATGTTCGCATTTGCTAACCCACTATTAAGTGTTGTTCCTCACTAA